A region of Sulfurimonas sp. DNA encodes the following proteins:
- the uvrB gene encoding excinuclease ABC subunit UvrB, with the protein MKKEINFKAHTPYKPAGDQPQAIKELSESILKGNRYQTLEGVTGSGKTYTMAKVIENVKMPTIIMTHNKTLAAQLYSEFRGFFPEAHVEYFVSYYDYYQPEAYIPRQDLFIEKDSAINDELERMRLSSTANLLSYDDVIVIASVSANYGLGDPEEYLNMVQALEVGDEINQKKLLLRLVEMGYARNDSYFDSGHLRVNGESLDIYPPYFEQEAIRIEFFGDEIEAIYTFDTIDNKRLEEHKKFTIYACSQFSVSQEKMAVAIKRIEEELDERLAYFTKEGKLLEHQRLKQRVEFDLEMLQTTGMCKGVENYSRLLTNKKAGDAPFTLLDYFSQRNQDYLVIVDESHVSLPQYRGMYAGDRARKEVLVDYGFRLPSALDNRPLMAEEYINKSPHYLFVSATPSEYELEMSSVTAHQIIRPTGLLDPILEIRTSDNQVEDIHDEIIGIAAKNERILITVLTKKMAEALTKYLADLGIKAQYMHSDIDTIERNQIIRSLRLGEFDVLIGINLLREGLDLPEVSLVAILDADKEGFLRSETALIQTIGRGARNSNGRVILYANKITKSMQKAIDTTSSRRKIQEAHNLKHGITPTTTIRKLDTNLKVEDYGDIYQKHKKMDKMPASERKAITKELQLKMKKAAKELNFEEAARLRDEIVKIKKL; encoded by the coding sequence ATGAAAAAAGAGATAAACTTTAAAGCACACACTCCTTATAAACCAGCCGGTGATCAGCCTCAGGCTATCAAAGAGCTAAGTGAATCAATACTAAAAGGTAATCGTTACCAAACACTAGAAGGTGTTACAGGTAGTGGTAAAACATACACTATGGCGAAGGTTATAGAAAATGTTAAGATGCCTACTATCATTATGACTCACAACAAAACTCTTGCGGCTCAGTTGTACTCTGAGTTTCGTGGTTTCTTTCCTGAGGCTCATGTTGAGTACTTTGTCTCTTACTATGATTATTATCAGCCTGAAGCTTACATACCTCGTCAAGATTTATTTATAGAAAAAGATAGTGCAATAAATGATGAACTAGAGCGTATGAGACTCTCTTCTACTGCAAATCTACTCTCTTATGATGATGTAATTGTCATAGCATCTGTATCTGCTAACTATGGTCTTGGTGATCCAGAAGAATATTTAAATATGGTTCAAGCTTTAGAAGTTGGCGATGAAATAAATCAAAAAAAACTCCTGCTCCGTTTAGTTGAGATGGGTTATGCTAGAAATGACAGTTATTTTGACAGTGGACATTTACGAGTAAATGGTGAAAGTCTAGATATTTATCCTCCTTACTTTGAACAAGAAGCTATTCGCATAGAGTTTTTTGGAGATGAGATAGAAGCTATTTATACCTTTGATACTATTGACAACAAAAGACTAGAAGAACACAAAAAGTTTACTATTTATGCTTGTTCTCAATTTAGCGTATCACAAGAAAAAATGGCAGTTGCTATTAAACGCATAGAAGAAGAACTTGATGAGAGACTTGCATATTTTACAAAAGAGGGAAAACTTTTAGAACATCAAAGACTAAAACAGAGAGTTGAATTTGACTTAGAGATGCTACAAACTACTGGGATGTGTAAGGGAGTTGAAAACTATTCAAGACTTTTGACAAATAAAAAAGCTGGCGATGCTCCTTTTACACTACTTGATTATTTTTCACAAAGAAATCAAGACTATCTAGTTATAGTTGATGAGTCACATGTTTCTCTTCCTCAATATCGAGGAATGTATGCAGGTGATAGAGCAAGAAAAGAAGTTTTAGTTGATTATGGTTTTAGACTTCCTTCTGCTCTAGACAATCGACCATTAATGGCTGAAGAATATATCAACAAATCACCTCACTATCTCTTTGTTTCAGCCACACCATCTGAATATGAGTTAGAAATGTCAAGTGTGACAGCTCATCAAATAATCCGTCCTACTGGGCTTCTTGACCCAATACTAGAGATAAGGACATCAGATAATCAAGTAGAAGATATACATGATGAAATTATAGGAATAGCTGCTAAAAATGAAAGAATACTTATAACTGTTCTTACAAAAAAAATGGCTGAAGCACTCACAAAATATCTTGCTGACTTAGGTATAAAAGCACAATATATGCATTCTGATATTGATACAATTGAGCGAAATCAAATCATAAGATCTTTAAGACTTGGAGAGTTTGATGTTCTTATCGGGATTAACTTACTTCGTGAAGGTTTAGATTTGCCGGAGGTTAGTTTAGTCGCTATTTTAGATGCTGATAAAGAAGGTTTTTTAAGAAGTGAGACAGCTCTTATTCAGACTATAGGTCGTGGCGCAAGAAACTCCAATGGTAGAGTTATTTTATATGCCAATAAAATCACAAAATCAATGCAAAAAGCAATAGATACAACAAGTTCAAGAAGAAAAATTCAAGAAGCACACAATTTAAAGCATGGCATTACTCCAACAACAACTATTCGTAAACTAGATACAAATCTAAAAGTTGAAGATTATGGTGATATTTACCAAAAACACAAAAAAATGGATAAAATGCCAGCTTCAGAAAGAAAAGCAATCACAAAAGAGTTACAACTTAAAATGAAAAAAGCAGCAAAAGAATTAAACTTTGAAGAAGCTGCCAGACTTCGTGATGAAATAGTAAAAATAAAAAAACTTTAG
- a CDS encoding PAS domain-containing protein: MQHPEPNNNEIKLSSKRYIVSKTDPKGIIEYGNDYFVEISGYSETELLGRPHSIVRHPDMPKIAFKLMWDRIKQAKNFMAVVKNLAKDGSYYWVVTDFEPKVDPITNEIISHTAFRKAAPQKAIDTMIPIYAKLLELEQDGGMEASEKFLREFLEENNTTYDNFVNDLVGNSGLFKLFFTAMKKLFS; the protein is encoded by the coding sequence GTGCAACACCCTGAGCCAAATAATAATGAAATAAAACTAAGTTCAAAAAGATATATAGTCTCTAAAACAGATCCAAAAGGGATTATAGAGTACGGTAATGACTATTTTGTCGAAATTTCTGGTTACTCAGAAACTGAACTATTAGGCAGACCTCATTCAATTGTAAGACATCCTGACATGCCAAAAATTGCCTTTAAACTAATGTGGGACAGGATTAAACAGGCTAAAAATTTCATGGCAGTTGTTAAGAACTTAGCCAAAGATGGAAGTTACTACTGGGTTGTGACAGATTTTGAGCCAAAAGTAGACCCAATTACAAACGAGATAATCTCACACACTGCTTTTAGAAAAGCTGCCCCTCAAAAAGCTATAGATACTATGATTCCTATTTATGCAAAACTTCTAGAGCTAGAACAAGATGGAGGCATGGAAGCTAGTGAAAAATTTCTGCGCGAATTTTTAGAAGAAAATAATACTACTTATGATAATTTTGTAAATGATTTAGTTGGAAATAGCGGTTTGTTTAAACTATTTTTTACAGCCATGAAAAAGTTATTTTCATAA
- a CDS encoding CZB domain-containing protein: MDKIKTLESIQNARKSHEAQMSKIKAAIDGEKVDNPTAVVKTKCAFGMWLYDDENHLRYIVGSLFYDNMEKLHAKWHDEYFRLFNIFFKEEKKSFFSNIVGSSTISEMELDKAKFYYSELEETTQKLLKVLGSSERRISALQESKFH, translated from the coding sequence ATGGATAAAATAAAAACATTAGAATCAATACAAAATGCAAGAAAATCGCATGAAGCTCAAATGAGTAAAATTAAAGCAGCAATAGACGGGGAGAAAGTAGATAATCCTACTGCAGTTGTGAAGACTAAATGTGCTTTTGGTATGTGGCTATATGATGATGAAAATCATTTGCGATATATTGTAGGCTCATTATTCTATGATAATATGGAAAAATTACATGCCAAATGGCATGATGAGTATTTTAGATTATTTAATATTTTTTTTAAGGAAGAAAAAAAAAGTTTTTTCTCAAATATAGTTGGCTCTTCGACTATTAGCGAGATGGAGTTAGATAAGGCGAAGTTTTACTACTCAGAACTTGAAGAAACAACACAAAAACTTTTAAAAGTCTTAGGCTCTTCTGAACGAAGAATCAGTGCTTTACAAGAGTCTAAATTTCATTAA